Below is a genomic region from Kribbella qitaiheensis.
AGTTGCTCGCTGAGACTGGTCGCGGTGCCTTCGCCCGCCGCGAGCAACAGGTCGAGCATCCGGCGCCGGGTCGGGTCTCCGATCGCGGACCAGAGGTCGTCGTCGATGGCGGTGCTCATCGCGTCGACGCCAGCCGTGCGGCGTACTCGGCCAGGCGGGGGACGAAGATGTCCCAGCCTTCACCGTGCTCCCGGTACGCCTCCTCGAGCACAGCGATCTCCCAGCCCTTCTCGCGGAAGCCGGACTCGGTCAGCCGGAGCTTCGTCCCGTTGCCGGACGGGACGAGATCGATGGTCACCAGCAACGAGGTACCGGCGGTCGGAGCCACGTCGTAGACCCAGCTGAAGGAGAACCTGCGCGGCGGATCGGCCTCG
It encodes:
- a CDS encoding SRPBCC family protein, whose translation is MEFGTIEREIHIDATPEIVFQVVSSPEHIQEWWADEAELTSATPGAIGELAWGDKENPRSHVEAFTVVEADPPRRFSFSWVYDVAPTAGTSLLVTIDLVPSGNGTKLRLTESGFREKGWEIAVLEEAYREHGEGWDIFVPRLAEYAARLASTR